In one Cydia strobilella chromosome 25, ilCydStro3.1, whole genome shotgun sequence genomic region, the following are encoded:
- the LOC134752578 gene encoding uncharacterized protein LOC134752578, translating to MKQSETHEYQPRTKEYSDQLNGVIRKFFHDIPVFPNTSEEIKQKRLQIIVDFVDKIDDLFIFINDEDYYDKVEREIEKCLRKLPMWEPKSNQDKLEFKSYLEDRLFTLIKTFNKKWHNFKIKRKDNMENEINLPQNYLESTTEKGAVSKKLMNKIKRILESGINEKHIMREEIVNILEELSPYMQLPHDKDVNILAGDLTKLLSDSEEKYETSDEYKSTRDNSSNDYQLGEKAEDEIINEITNVLFNYDDLNLLSNKRNVVKEIRRILKLSGGFSDSESSSLAKTLMTNVRGCFDEDLYTKNGGRSHSSSFLVLTSEQDLSEKSDPPFHSTPKNHVRKKEISTLNKAQKVFIEPQMQRNVDGLAENLKDRIVKLPHDATLNRVYQKRIDKQNEDIETEDKLNEFVDKHIRRYNIDDDVVNGVLKIMLYRELYKLSPASREELYINSNNDAFNTDEFRKELEIASEIHDWLKNIPFYYPLLKPGRETIEFVHILARNIANIELERIKYPNKMNYNWLHTQIATYMLQKEAAIANDEDKLKIDHYAGQLYMRIINLRKDEENTDELCKIITEHMKKYDTLLAKDYLKKILWRRRLADNVKKLLLAKPTASRVDVEKALAMISLPHDDSVFKYKMEIKYNITIHDWLHALPLLPPKDNEEEHRRKNKIQELLQKIIEADERKAGHPHDTQIDDDLDNYIASWISQLQFEEDADIIVPVMISQLRSGLEYIKWTEIQPKETSEHGLTRSRQHSKICSPKQKDPGEQMVEAIENWCNNLPIKEENNEATKAKKERTAINIFQILGSLNDDSRLDNDNQKLKNILDNEIKAQLENLSEHKGINKNKEKLKADLVNKIMEIKTMIRDITAGDDYVQTLENTIDASLPNPHHRSPKYDLSYELFKKRMVMLWLLENYDYAVDYHSMKYKKMLAAEVRSLSEEVQNKNLFPADKDEMMNDIMSALYTTNPPTEDAIVDEIENIKLRCEIEIWANELPLKEASNYNKVWERDQILTILSKLLFDIVKREECDADEKMRLEIIKWTQKLPLMSEEKTNVAKYAELLMCFLKATADSRKCQRQPEPKNLTVVEKTLTNLKSDDAVLSKTNQGNTSQIAEPSNPKSCGGCGSCGASLEQLTFLINKSIINWCIQLPLRYGVCDEHNVVQSTKELISQRLFRFVSVLNYRPNTLNNEGLYESHLNLEIERILSQLANDRAYWEEQRSRNERKYQLINALKAIRPLVQEVKDRELYKEKLKHTISSFHEPMAQHSGVELSENTQRAILDDFIQYSNHKGDFENQELYKLKINDALKNELNEDVDPLLTANRLICELSKVEFPAQSAKQRRYSEPNPIGLNNLPSASALRRHSLPPLQNSYPRFVKSQPQGPPLSTSLPAPRCQRPPDFRRSLPLTSEAFPPPLSQELPVLYRASALDIRPFPLPPPELNMTNNSHVYQSPCRGPQTFYRGQENQQNPVREFAEQSFKEREPILEHQMPSEKTGARVITTARARNGPRSSSECPEERQGLAGQEYCETCDKDDDCAYFMPYSPRMDYMYF from the exons ATGAAACAAAGTGAAACTCATGAATATCAACCAAGAACAAAAGAATATAGTGATCAGCTAAACGGAGTGATTCGTAAATTTTTCCATGATATACCAGTTTTTCCAAATACGAGTGAGGAGATTAAGCAAAAACGATTGCAAATTATTGTTGATTTTGTAGATAAAATTGATgatctatttatatttattaatgatgAAGATTACTATGATAAAGTGGAACGTGAAATTGAAAAATGTTTACGAAAACTGCCTATGTGGGAACCAAAATCTAATCAGGATAAACTTGAATTTAAAAGCTATCTAGAAGACAGATTGTTCACATTAATAAagacatttaataaaaaatggcataattttaaaatcaaaagGAAAGATAATATGGAAAATGAAATTAATTTGCCACAGAATTATCTCGAAAGTACCACTGAAAAGGGCGCCGTAAGTAAAAAGCTAATGaacaaaataaaacgaatacTAGAATCCGGGATCAACGAGAAACATATTATGAGAGAAGAAATTGTCAATATCTTAGAAGAACTATCACCTTACATGCAATTGCCTCATGACAAAGATGTTAATATATTAGCTGGTGATTTAACAAAACTTTTAAGTGACTCTGAGGAAAAATATGAAACTAGCGATGAATACAAATCTACAAGAGATAACTCTTCGAATGATTATCAATTAGGAGAAAAAGCGGAAGATGAAATTATCAATGAAATCACTAATGTTCTATTCAACTATGACGATTTAAATTTGCTTAGCAATAAACGTAATGTTGTTAAAGAAATACGGCGAATTCTCAAATTATCAGGAGGATTTTCAGATTCTGAATCATCAAGTTTGGCCAAAACTTTGATGACAAATGTAAGAGGTTGTTTTGATGAAGATCTTTATACAAAAAATGGTGGACGTAGTCATTCCAGCTCATTTCTGGTATTAACATCAGAACAAGACCTATCAGAAAAGAGTGATCCTCCATTTCACTCAACTCCTAAAAACCATGTACGAAAAAAAGAAATTTCGACACTCAACAAAGCACAAAAAGTTTTCATTGAGCCACAAATGCAAAGAAATGTTGATGGGTTAGCAGAAAATCTGAAAGATAGGATTGTAAAGCTACCTCACGATGCGACACTGAACAGAGTTTATCAGAAAAGGATTGATAAACAGAATGAAGATATTGAGACTGAAGACAAACTAAACGAGTTTGTTGACAAACATATACGCCGATATAATATAGACGATGATGTTGTAAATggcgttttaaaaataatgttatatagAGAGTTATACAAATTGAGTCCAGCATCAAGGGAAGAGCTATACATTAACAGCAATAATGACGCTTTTAATACTGATGAATTTCGCAAGGAACTAGAAATAGCTAGCGAAATACATGACTGGCTGAAGAACATACCTTTTTACTATCCTTTACTCAAACCAGGGCGTGAAACTATAGAATTCGTTCACATTCTAGCAAGAAATATTGCTAACATAGAATTAGAGAGAATTAAGTAtccaaataaaatgaattaCAATTGGTTACATACTCAGATAGCAACGTATATGCTACAGAAAGAAGCGGCAATTGCTAATGATGAAGACAAGCTTAAAATAGATCACTACGCAGGACAGCTATATATGCGTATTATAAATCTACGGAAAGATGAGGAAAATACAGATGaactttgtaaaataattacagaGCATATGAAGAAGTATGATACTTTATTAGCAAAAGATTATCTGAAGAAAATATTATGGCGTCGTCGGTTAGCTGATAATGTGAAGAAATTGCTGCTCGCAAAACCTACAGCTTCCCGTGTTGATGTAGAGAAGGCTCTAGCAATGATATCCTTACCACATGATGATTCTGTATTCAAATATAAGAtggaaattaaatataatataactattcATGACTGGCTACACGCTCTCCCACTACTACCACCAAAAGATAACGAAGAAGAACATAGAAGGAAAAATAAGATTCAAGAActgttacaaaaaataatagaaGCAGATGAAAGAAAAGCTGGACACCCTCACGACACACAAATTGATGATGACTTAGATAATTACATAGCTTCTTGGATATCCCAGTTGCAGTTTGAGGAAGATGCTGATATAATTGTCCCTGTGATGATTTCGCAATTGAGGAGTGGGTTGGAGTATATCAAATGGACGGAAATACAACCAAAGGAAACTTCGGAGCATGGACTTACCAG GAGCAGACAGCACTCAAAAATTTGCAGTCCCAAACAAAAAGATCCAGGAGAGCAAATGGTAGAAGCTATCGAAAACTGGTGTAACAATTTGCCaataaaagaagaaaataatGAAGCTACGAAAGCTAAGAAGGAACGAACTGCTATAAATATATTCCAAATATTAGGATCCCTTAATGATGACTCTCGACTTGATAATGATAATCAaaagcttaaaaatatattggatAACGAAATTAAAGCACAGTTAGAGAATTTGTCAGAGCATAAAGGTATAAACAAGaacaaagaaaaattaaaagctgatttagttaataaaataatggaaaTAAAGACTATGATTAGAGACATAACTGCTGGTGATGATTATGTTCAGACTCTTGAAAATACTATAGATGCTTCATTACCTAATCCTCATCACCGATCTCCTAAGTATGATCTCAGTTATGAACTATTCAAAAAGCGGATGGTTATGCTTTGGCTTCTAGAAAATTATGACTATGCTGTTGACTACCACTCcatgaaatacaaaaaaatgcttGCGGCGGAAGTCCGTTCGCTATCTGAAGAGGtccaaaataaaaatctttttccAGCAGACAAAGATGAGATGATGAATGATATAATGAGCGCATTATATACGACCAATCCTCCTACTGAAGATGCAATAGTtgatgaaattgaaaatataaaacttagatGTGAAATTGAAATATGGGCAAACGAATTGCCATTAAAGGAGGCTTCAAATTATAACAAAGTATGGGAACGTGATCAGATACTGACTATATTGAGCAAACTGTTGTTCGATATTGTAAAAAGAGAAGAATGTGATGCAGACGAAAAAATGCGATTGGAAATAATTAAATGGACACAAAAACTGCCCCTAATGTCCGAAGAGAAGACTAACGTAGCCAAATACGCTGAATTACTAATGTGTTTTCTAAAAGCCACTGCAGACTCAAGGAAATGCCAAAGACAACCCGAACCAAAAAACCTCACTGTTGTAGAAAAAACATTGACCAACTTAAAATCTGACGACGCAGTATTGTCTAAAACAAATCAGGGAAATACAAGTCAAATCGCGGAACCAAGCAATCCCAAATCTTGTGGTGGATGTGGTAGTTGCGGTGCATCGTTAGAACAACTTACATTCCTaattaataaatctataatCAACTGGTGTATTCAATTGCCATTGCGATACGGAGTTTGTGATGAACATAATGTAGTACAAAGCACGAAAGAGCTCATTTCACAAAGATTATTCCGATTTGTAAGTGTGTTGAACTATCGACCGAATACGTTAAACAATGAAGGATTATATGAGTCCCATTTGAATTTAGAGATAGAACGTATTCTTTCACAGCTGGCAAATGATCGGGCCTACTGGGAAGAGCAACGTAGTAGAAACGAGAGGAAATACCAGCTAATAAATGCACTTAAAGCAATAAGACCTTTAGTCCAAGAGGTAAAAGATCGAGAACTTTATAAAGAAAAGCTAAAACATACAATATCAAGTTTCCATGAACCGATGGCACAGCATTCAGGGGTAGAATTAAGCGAAAACACACAAAGGGCTATTTTAGATGATTTCATACAATACAGTAATCACAAAGGAGATTTTGAAAACCAAGAGCtctataaattgaaaataaacgATGCACTAAAGAATGAGTTAAACGAAGATGTAGATCCGTTACTAACAGCCAATCGTCTAATTTGTGAATTATCTAAAGTGGAATTTCCAGCTCAATCAGCTAAACAGAGAAGATATTCGGAACCAAACCCCATTGGTTTAAACAATTTGCCTTCAGCTTCCGCATTAAGACGCCATTCTCTACCTCCGTTACAAAATTCCTATCCAAGATTTGTGAAATCTCAACCTCAAGGACCCCCTTTGTCTACGTCTCTCCCAGCTCCAAGGTGTCAAAGACCGCCTGATTTTCGACGAAGTCTACCTTTGACATCAGAAGCATTTCCCCCGCCTCTTTCGCAAGAACTTCCAGTTTTGTACCGGGCTTCTGCCCTTGACATACGACCATTTCCTTTGCCTCCTCCCGAGTTAAATATGACAAATAACTCGCACGTTTATCAATCTCCATGTCGAGGACCTCAAACATTTTACAGAGGACAGGAAAATCAACAAAATCCTGTCAGAGAGTTTGCTGAGCAATCTTTTAAAGAACGAGAACCAATTCTTGAACACCAAATGCCATCTGAAAAGACAGGAGCAAGAGTTATAACTACAGCAAGGGCCCGCAACGGTCCACGCTCTTCGTCAGAATGTCCGGAAGAACGGCAGGGTCTTGCCGGGCAAGAATATTGTGAAACGTGTGATAAAGACGATGATTGCGCTTACTTTATGCCGTATTCTCCGCGTATGGATTACATGTATTTCTGA
- the LOC134752579 gene encoding renal glandular kallikrein-like, with product MIKLAIIVSVLLRVTLAADPLRVYKGKPDSENEFPFIVLFYLKIIPQFTFRTCTGSLIAENWVLTAAHCLIKDFKLAVRYGDFTLPPTETSLISDIIETFAPPTSNLPASVGEEWEMVPRDDIGLVLVEKIPKKHANILALDYKTLFGLPVKFAGFGRTSGTISEKFSLNKTVQLAGKPLQIGEGIVVPCYNFENIGPVVCVAAKCSNKKQMTLPGDSGGPLVLNGSIIGVTKGGATQHVSLSGAFTPVNIYLQWIKEVMNNNDHNEARRSRVRMPTRTTRFLGTYVPNVLG from the coding sequence ATGATTAAACTCGCTATTATAGTGTCAGTGCTTTTAAGGGTTACATTAGCCGCAGACCCTCTACGTGTATATAAAGGGAAACCCGACTCAGAAAACGAATTCCCTTTCATTGTgctattttacttaaaaataatcccACAGTTTACTTTTAGAACGTGCACTGGAAGTCTAATTGCCGAAAACTGGGTGCTCACAGCGGCGCACTGCTTGATCAAGGATTTCAAATTGGCTGTAAGATATGGAGATTTTACTTTACCGCCAACTGAGACATCATTAATTTCGGATATAATAGAAACATTCGCTCCACCGACATCTAATTTACCAGCGAGTGTAGGGGAAGAATGGGAGATGGTGCCAAGAGATGACATAGGATTGGTTTTAGTTGAAAAAATCCCAAAGAAACATGCGAATATATTAGCGTTAGACTATAAGACTTTATTCGGTCTGCCAGTGAAATTCGCCGGTTTTGGAAGAACTAGTGGTACTATATCTGAAAAGTTTTCTTTGAATAAAACTGTTCAGCTCGCTGGGAAGCCTCTGCAAATTGGTGAAGGTATTGTAGTGCCTTGCTATAACTTTGAAAATATAGGTCCGGTGGTCTGTGTGGCAGCGAAGTGCTCGAACAAAAAGCAAATGACTCTTCCAGGCGATTCTGGCGGGCCACTGGTGCTCAATGGTAGTATAATTGGCGTTACCAAAGGAGGGGCGACTCAGCATGTTTCTTTGAGTGGTGCATTCACTCctgttaatatttatttgcaatggATAAAAGAGGTCATGAATAATAATGATCATAATGAGGCCCGAAGGTCGCGAGTTCGAATGCCGACTCGCACCACTAGGTTTCTTGGAACATATGTACCAAATGTCCTCGGATAA